CGACGCGGGCACGATCACCTACCCCGAGGGCGAGAACCTCGGCATCGCGGTGGACACCGAGCGGGGCCTGATGGTGCCGGTCATCCACGGTGCCGGTGACCTCAACCTGGGTGGTATCGCCAAGCGGATCGCCGACCTGGCCGAGCGGACCCGGACCAACAAGATCAGCCCGGACGAGATCGCCGGGGCGACCTTCACGCTCACCAACACCGGTAGCCGGGGTGCCCTCTTCGACACCCCGATCGTGCCGTCGCCGCAGTCGGCGATGCTCGGCACGGGTGCCGTGGTCAAGCGGCCGGTCGTGGTCAACGACCCGGAGCTCGGTGAGGTCGTCGCCGTCCGGTCGATGGTCTACCTGGCCATGTCCTACGACCACCGGCTGATCGACGGCGCCGACGCGGCCCGGTTCCTGGTCGCGGTCAAGGAGCGGCTGGAGGCCGGCAACTTCGAGGCCGAGCTGGGCCTGTAACACCCACGCACCGCCACGACGGGCGCCCCGGTCACACCGACCGGGGCGCCCGTCGCCGTCGCGGTGGGCCGGCCGGAAACCGCCCCGGAGACGGACCGGTCGCTGACAGACTCGTACGGTGGGCGGCAACCGGGGCTGGCGGAGCCTGGGTCCGGCGGTGGCGATCGCGCCCGGGGCCCGGGTGGACCGCTTCGAGATCTTCTTCGACCTGGTCTTCGTCTTCTCGTTCTTCGTCATCGTCCGCTCCACCGCCACCCACATCAGCGGCCACACCCTCCTGCACGCGCTGCTGGTGCTGGCGGTGCTCTGGTGGTGCTGGGTCATCCACAGCGTGGTCGCCACCCGGGTACGCCTCGGCGAGGGCTTCGTACCGGTGGTCATGGTGGTCGGGATGGCCGCCCTGTTCGCCTTCGCCCTGTCCGTGCCGCAGACCATCGACAACAAGGAGGAGGACGGGCTGGCCGGCCCGCTCACCGTCGCCCTGAGCTACCTGGTCCTGCGGGTCGTCCATCTCTGGGTGCTCTGGCACGTGAGCCGGGGCCAGGCGGCCGAGCGCCGACGCCTGCGGCGGCTCGCTCCGGAGCTGGTGGTCAGCACCGGCCTGCTGCTCGCCGCCGCGCTCGTGCCGCTCTACGTCGACGCATCGGAGACCGGCGGACTGGTCCGCGACGGCCTCTGGGCCACCGTGATCCTCATCCAGTACGGCACCGGCCTGCTGATCGGCACCGCCGGCGCCGGGGTGGCCTCGGCCGAGCACTGGACCGAACGGTACGAACTGATCCTGATGATCGCCCTCGGCGAGTCGGTGATCTCCGTGGGTGTCGGCAGCAACCTGGCCAGCCGGCCGGTCACCTGGCCGGCGATCGTCTCGGCGAGCCTCGGTCTGGTGCTGGCGGCCACGCTCTGGTGGCTGCACTTCGACGTGATCGGTCCGGCGGCCCGGATCGCCCTGCACGCCACCCTGGGACCGCCGCGGGTACGGATGGCCCGGGACGCCTACGTCTACTTCTTCCTGCCGATGATCGCCGGACTGGTGCTCTTCTCCCTCGGCGCCGAGGAGATGCTGAACTGGCTCGCCGCGCCACGCCCCTCACCGATCGGCGAGCCACTGCCCGGACCCGGCGTCCCGCTGCTCTACGGCGGGGTGATCTGCTACCTGGCCGGCAACATGCTCTTCCAGCTGCGTACCCTGCGCACCCTCACCTGGTTGCGGGCCGGCGCGGTAGTCCTGTTGGCGGTGTTGATCCCGGTCGCCGACCGGCTGCCGGCGCTGGCCGCCCTGGTGCTGCTGACCGTCGTCACGGTCGCCCTGGTGGCCCTGGAGGTGGTGACCATGGCCGACTCCCGTACCGCGCTGCGGGAGGCCGTGCTGGCCGAGCGCACCGCCCACGAGGCGCGGGAGGCCGAGTGGCGGCAACGCTGGCACGACGAACAGCGGTAAGGGCTCTGCCGTCGGCAGAAGGTCTGGGCGCTGGCCGCTCGGCGGCGCATGCTGATCCGATGGTCACCTTCTCCCTCCAGGTCAGGCCGGACAACGCCGAGGAACTGCTGACGTCGGCCCGCCGGGCCGAGGCCGCCGGCTTCGACACGCTGCACTGCGCCGACCATCCCGGGGCCATCGCCGCGCCCTTCGTCGCCCTGGCCGCCGCCGCAGCCGTGACCTCCACCATCGGCCTCGGCCCGTACGTGGCCAACACCGGCATCCGGGAGCCGATGCCGCTCGCGGTCGACGTGGCCAGCCTCGACCTCATCTCCGGCGGGCGGGCCCGACTCGGGCTCGGCGCCGGGCACAACCCGGCGGAGTGGCACGCCCTCGGCCGGGAGCGCCCCGACGTGGCCGGCCGGGTCCGCCGCTTCACCGCCGTCACCCGGGCCGTGCGGGAGCTGCTCGACGGCGCGGAGGTCACCGTGGACACCCCCGAGCTGACCGTCCGGGCCGCCCGGCTGACCGCACCGCGCCCGGTGCAGGAGCGCATCCCACTGACCGTGGGCACCAGCAACTCCAGGCTGCTGCGCTGGGCCGGCCGGCACGCCGACGTGGTCGGGCTGAGCGGTGCCGGCCGGACCCGACCCGACGGCTACCAGCACGACGTACGCTGGCGCGAGGCTGACATCGAGGCCCAACTCGCCCTGGTCGCCGAGGGCGCGGCCGGACGGAGCGTACCCCCGGCCATGGAGGCGCTGGTGCAGCTCTGCGCGGTGACCGACGACGCCGAGGCGGCCACCGCCGACTTCGCCCGGGACACCGGGCTGACCGTCGACGAGCTGCTCGCCTGCCCGTACGTCCTGATCGGCACCGAGGACGAGATCCTTTCGGCGGTACGGCGACACGAACGCCGCTGGGGCATCACCCGTTTCGTGGTCCGGGCCGACGCCCTCGACCAGCTCACCCCGCTCCTACCCCGCCTCTGAGCCCTCGGTCAGCGTCGGCGGCCCGAGGTGGCACGGCGCGGCCCGAGGTGCACCGGCAGCGCGATGTCTTCGTGATCGACTCGGTTGAGCCGATATGGCGGCATCAAACGGCCTCGGACACCGCCATTTCTACCCAACCGAGTCGATCAACCCCCGACGTCGACCCCGCCCCGGTCGGGCGGGTCCGGCGAGGGGCGGTCAGGTGTCGGATCGCTCGGCGACGAACACACCGAGCCCGTGCACCCCCTCGACCAACCCTTCGGTCTTCAACACGATCATCGCGTGGTTGACGACCCCGGCCGACACGCCATGCTCCTTGCACAGCTGCGCCGTCGACGGCAACTTGTCGCCGGGATGGAGTTCTCCGGACGCGATCTGCCCACGGATCAACTCCGCGAGCTGCGCCCACTTCGGTTTGGCGGGCATGGCGGCTCCCTGGTCTGCCCCGCCATCTGATCACGATTTCCCTTCTCCCGACAAGTAAGTGGTACTAGGTCGTTGACCTATGAGCAGTACTAAGTATAAGTTGGCTCCAAGCCGGCTCCCTGGTCTGCACACCCGGAGTTGGCCGTCCTGCAGGACGCACCCGGCCGGCCTCACCCCCGGGGTCGGCCGGGTGCCCCATCGACCACCCCGCGGTCCGCCACCCCCGCCCACCTACCCGGCTCCGGCGGCGGACCCGTCCGCGGCCAGGCCGAACGCACCACCCTCAGGCCACACGCACCACCTCAGGCCGAACGCACCACCTTCCGGAGGGAGAGCACCATGCGACCACGTCGGCGGCAGCAACCCGTACTCCTGGCTCCCATCCACCGACAGACCTGGCGGAACTGGCGGCGCTGGTGCTCGTGCGGACTGCGTTGGCGCACCTGCCCCGACCGGCACGCCGCCGTGCCGACCGAGCCACCGACCCCCGCGCCCCGTCCCCGGTGGCACCCGGGCCGGACGCCCCGGACCGGACGCCCGAACGAGGGTCACTGGTGACCGGGCACAACCGAGGGTCGCTGACGACCGGGCGCGCCGACGGAGGCGGGCACCTGCCACTGCGGCCGCTCTGGCTGTGCCGGTCCTGCGCCGCGCCGTGGCCCTGCGCCACCGCCCGCCTCACCCTCAGCCAGGAGTACGCCAGCGACCGGACCGCCCTGATCGTCTACCTGAGCCTGCTGCTGCACGAGGCGGACGAGCAGCTCTACACCCTCGATCCCGCCGGGGCACCCGACCCACGGCACCTCTTCGACCGCTTCGTCGGCTGGGCCCGCCGCCTGCCACCGGTGGCCGCTCCCCCACCGACACCTACCTCCGGAGCCTCGGACCAGCCCACCGACCAGTCCGCCACGCCGTGACAGCCTCGGGGAGCCGGCTCACCCGGCTGACTAAGCTCGGATCATGCTGACCCGGCTGGAGGTTCAGGGCTTCAAGAACCTACTCGACGTGACGATCGAGTTCGGCCCGTTCACCTGCATCGCAGGAGCCAACGGCATGGGCAAGTCGAACATCTTCGACGCTATCGAGTTCCTCAGCTACCTGGCCAGCGACACCCTCGTGGAGGCCTCCCAGCGGGTCCGGGGAGCGTCCGGGCTGCGCGGCGGCGACCCACGGGACCTCTTCTGGGACGGTTACCGCGATCATCAGCACCGGATAACGCTCGCCGCTGAAATGATCGTGCCGGAGCAGGTCGAGGACGATCTGGGCAGCCCGGCGCAGGCCAGCACGACCTTCCTGCGCTACGAGGTGACGCTGGGCTTCGAACCGCCCGCCCGGGAGGGCAGCATCGGCCGGCTGAGCCTTTTCGGCGAAGAACTGCGGCACATCACCCGGGGCGAGGCGCCACGTCACCTCCGTTTCCCGCACAGCGCCGGCAGGTTCCGCAACGCGGTCATTCGCGGCGAACGACGTGGCGGACCGTTCCTCTCCACCGAGTTCCGCGAGTCCGGCACCGTCATCAACGTGCACGGCGACGGTGGCAGTCGCGGCAAACCACAGCCGCGAGCTGCAGCTCGGGCCGGGCGCACCGTGTTGAGCACCGTGACGACGAACGACTACCCCACCATCCTGGCCGCCCGCCGGGAGATGCAGAGTTGGCACCGGTTGGCCCTGGAACCCTCCGCGCTACGGGCTCCGGACAGCTTCTCCGCGCCCCGATCGCTCGGCACCGACGGTGCCCACCTGGCAGCGACGCTGCACCGGATCGCCCAGGAATCCGGTGGCGACGACCAGAAGATCGACCCGGAAGCGGTGTACGCCAGGGTCGCCGACCGGTTGTCGGACCTGGCCGGTGTCGCGGTGGCCGGAGTCACCGTCGAACTCGACCAGATCCGCGAGGTGTTCACGCTCTTTCTCGAAGAACGGGGGGACCTGCGGTTGCCCGCCCGGGCGCTCTCCGAGGGAACGCTTCGTTTCTTGGCGCTCTGCGTGCTGTTGGAGGATCCCCGCTTCACGGGTCTGGTCTGCATGGAGGAGCCGGAGAACGGCATCCACCCCGCCAACGTTCCCGCCATGCTGGACCTGGTCCGCGATCTGGCGGTCGATCCCCGCCGGGCGCCTGGCGGGGACAACCCCTTCCGTCAGGTCATCGTCAACACCCACTCGCCCTGGCTGGTACGTCTCTGCGATCCCGCCGACCTGCTCCTGGCGGACGTGCGGCCGCGGCCCGGTCCGACCGGTCAGGTGACCCGCTCACTCGCGTTGCTCCCGTTCCACGGCACCTGGCGCGCGGCAGCGGACACGGCGACCTTCTCCAAGGCCGACGTCCTCGCGTACCTCGCCGCCCCGGTCGGTGCACAGCTCAGCCTCCCCCTGGACATCGCGGAATGACCGATCGCCCGTACTCCGGACTGTTCGTGTCCGAAGGCACCTCGGACCTGCCCCTGGCCGACCTGGTCGAGTCGCTGTTCGTCGGTGCCGGAGCAAGCGTGCGGCTGAGCAAACCGGACTACTCCCTGCTGCCCAAGGTGTCGAAGGACGTCAGGTCCCGGGTTCAGGCCGGGCTGAAACTGGTAGGTGGGACGGTCGACCTCATCGTCGTGCACCGCGATGCCGACAACGCCGGGCATCATGCCCGGCAGCAGGAGATCCGAACGGCGGTCCAGCCGATCGGTGGTACGGCGGCACTGGTACCGGTCATTCCGGTGCGGATGACCGAAGCGTGGCTCCTGCTCGACGAGACGGCCATTCGCCAGGTGGCCGGCAACCCTCGGGGCAGGGTCGATCTGGGACTGCCGAAGCACCACCAGGTGGAGTCGATCGCGGATCCGAAGGAACTGCTCCGCACCTGCCTGGTCAGGGCGTCGGAGGCCGGTGGAAGACGACGGGAGGCGGTGGGCAAGCGGTTCAACCAGCACCGTCGCCAGTTGTTGGAACGGCTCGACCCCCAGGGTCCGGTGGTACGGCTCGACAGCTGGGCCCGGCTGGTGGACGACGTCGACCGGACCATCAAGACGTGGGACTCGACCGTCCGCTGATCCCGAGCGCCCTCCCCACGGTGGGCATTCGGTCGACGGGGTTGGAGTCGCTGGCGCGGTCGACGCATCCGTCGGCGGTGTCGTGCACGAAGATGGAGACATGCGGATCCTGATGGCCGGTGCGTCCGGCTTCCTCGGCACCCGGCTGGTCGACCGGCTCGGCACGGACGGGCACCAGGTCACCCGGCTGGTCCGGCGGCCGGCCCGGTCCGGTGACGAGCGGCGGTGGAACCCGTCGGCCGGGCAGCTCGACCCGGCGGTGGTGGCCGAGGCGGACGCCGTGGTCAACCTGGCCGGCGCGGGGGTGGGCGACAGGCGCTGGACCGACGACTACCGGCGGCTGATCCGGACCAGCCGGGTGGACAGCACCGGTACGCTGGCCCGCGCCATCGCCGGGCTGCCCGCCGCCGACCGGCCGAAACTGCTGCTGAACGCCTCCGCCGTCGGCTGGTACGGCGACACCGGTGACCGGGTCGTCGAGGAGGACGCCCCGGCGGGTGAGGGCTTCCTGGCCGACGTCTGCCGGGTGTGGGAGGCCGCGACCCGACCGGCCGAGGATGCCGGGGTACGGGTGGTACGGCTGCGTACCGGGCTGCCGCTGCACCGCGACGGTGGCCTGCTCAAGCCACAGCTGCTGCCGTTCAAGCTGGGGGTCGCCGGCCGGTTGGGCAGTGGCCGGCAGTGGCTGCCGTGGATCTCGATGGCCGACTGGCTGGCGGTGGCGGTGTTCCTGCTGGACCGCGACGACCTGGCCGGGCCGGTCAACGGTGTCGGTCCGGCCCCGGTAACCAACGCCGAGTTCACCCGGGAGTTCGCCAGGCAGCTACACCGCCCGGCGATCGTCCCGATCCCCGCCCTGGCACTGAAGGTCGTCCTCGGCGGCTTCGCCCAGGAGGCGCTGACCAGCACCCGGGTCCTGCCCGGGGTGCTCAGCGGCGCCGGCTTCGAGTACCGCCACCCGGACCTCGCCTCGGCCCTGCACGCCGCCCTGCACGACGAGTGACGGTCCAGCCGAGGACGGCGAGGTCCCGGCCGACATCGATCTGAACAGTCAGCCCCGCCCGGACGTAGGGAGATCGTCCGATCATCCGACAGCGGGAGACGACGATGGCCCCACGGCAAGAGTCAGCGGATCGGCAGGAACTGGAAGCGCTCCTGCCGGATTCGGACAGGTACCTGGTCGCCAACCTGGAACCGGGCCAGGCGAGGACTGTCATGCGTGCAATCCTTAGTTTTTATGACCGGTTGACGATTGCCCGAGAAAACCTGGCCAACCTGGAGAACCGGGCCTACCTTGATCCCACGATCCCCTTCCACACCGTGATCGCGGAGCGGGCCGCGGTCGAACAGACCACCCGGCATTTCGTGGATCAGGTCCGCAACGCGATGAGAAACAACAGCATCCCCATCCCCTTCTCCACCGCTGAGGTGGCCGCCGCCAGGGCGAACGTGCCCCCGCCGCCTTCGCCCAACGCGGGACGGGCAGACGCCTGGAGAACCGAACACGGATACGCCTCGGATTCGGATTCGGAAAGCGCCTACCTTTCCGACGGGAACAGCTCACGCGCCGGCACCGAGTACACCGCGGCGTCCTCCACCGCTGGCCGCTACCGAATCGATCCTCAGTACGACGAGCGGCAGACCGAGCCCTCGCCCGCCGCCCAGGCGTTCTATGCGGAGATGGTCTCCTACGCGGTCAGCTCCGCCGGGGTCAGTGAGGAGAACCTGGCGGTGACCGACCCGTCCCGCCGTTCCCACCGACCCGGCGGCTCCTCGCACCGCCCCAGCGGCTCCTCCCACCGACCGGGCAGCTCCTCCCAGCGCCCCGCCGGCCGCCGGTAGGCAACGAGGACGGTCTGCCCGACGGCCACCACGCCACCCGGCTGGCCCTGTCCGCCGGGCAGCGCCGTCGCCACCGGATCGGCCGGGTCTGACCGGGCTGTCCAGCTCCGGTTGGTAACGTCCGCTGCGTGCCGACCTCCCCGTCCCTGGTCACCGACCCGTCGCCGCCGCCGGCCACCAGCACCCGGGACCGGCGGGTCGACCTGCTGGTGGTGCTCGTGGCGGTGGCGCTGGCGCTCTGGGTGACCAGCGGCCTGTGGCGCGGCCCGGACACCCGGGCGGTCACGGTGAACTCCAGCGACCAGGCGTTCTTCGAGTGGCTGCTCTCCTACGGCGCGCACGCGCTGACCCACGGGCAGAACCCGTTCTACACGTACCTGATCAACGTGCCCGACGGGGCCAACCTGGCGGTCAACACCTCGGTCACCGTGTACGCGGTGCTCTTCGCCCCGGTGACGTACCTGCTCGGGCCGTCGGTGTCGTTCCTGGTGATCCTGACGCTCAACCTGGCCGCCACCGCGCTCGCCTGGTACTGGCTGCTCGCCCGGCACCTGGTCGGCAGCCGGCTGGCCGCCGGGGTCGGCGCGCTGTTCATAGCCTACTCCCCCGGCATGGTCTCGCACGCCAACGCCCACCTGAACTGGACCGCCGGATGGCTGGTACCACTGCTGATCTGGCGGTTGTTCGCGCTGCGGCGGCCGGAGCACCTGCTGCGCAACGGCATCCTCTTCGGCGTCACCGTGGCCGTCGCCTTCTCCATCGCCGCCGAGGGGCTCTTCTTCACCGCCCTGGCGCTGGGCGTCTTCGTCGGCGTCTGGGCGCTGCACCCGGCCCGCCGGGGCGAGGTACGGGCGGCGCTGCCGAGCTTCCTGCGCGGGCTGGGGATCACCGCCGTCACCGCCGGCGTGCTGCTCTCGTACCCCTTGTGGTTGCACTTCGCCGGGCCGCAGCGGTTCCACGGCACCGGCTTCGACCCGGTGATCCACGCCGAGGACATCGCGGCGTTCGGCGCGTACCCGCAACGGTCGGTGGCCGGCGCGGCCGGGCTGGAGACCGGGCTCGCGCCGAACCCGACCGAGGAGAACTCCTTCTTCGGCGTACCGCTGCTGGTGCTCGCGGTAGCCGCTTTCGTGGCCCTGTGGCGGCGGGCCACCCCGGCCCGGCGGGCCACCCTGACCGCGCTGGGCACCACCGCCGTGGTCTTCACCGTGCTCTCCTGGGGGCCGCAGATCAAGGTCAACGGCCACCGGTACGACGTACCGCTGCCGTTCGACCTGCTCGGTCGGCTGCCGGTGGTCAACGCCGCGCTGCCGTCCCGGCTGGCCCTGGTGGTGGCCCCGGTGATCGGGCTGCTGCTGGCGTACCTGATCGACCAGTTGCGCACCGCCCCCGGCCGGCACCGCTGGACCCGGCCGGCCTGGGCGGTCGGGTACGCGGTCGCGCTGCTGCCGCTGCTGCCCCTGCCGCTGCTGACCATCGAACGGGAGCCGATCCCGACCTTCATCACCGCCGGCACCTGGCGGGAGTACGTCTCCCCCGGCGGGGTGCTCACCCCGATCCCGCTGCCGCTGGACGTCACCCCCGACGGGCAGCGCTGGCAGGCGTACGCGCTGGCCCACCGGCAGGGAGAGTTCGCCCTGCCGGCCGGCTTCTTCCTCGGCCCCGGCGGACCCGACGGCCGGGGCCGGATCGGCCCGCCGCCACGCACCTTCGACACCCTGATGGACCAGGCCGGCCGGACCGGCCTGGTGCCGATCATCACCGAGGGCAGCGTCGAAATGTCCCGCGCCGACCTACGCTACTGGGGGGTGCAGGCGGTGGTGCTGCCCGACCGGGTACACGGCGCGAAGTACCCGATCGACGTGGACGCGCTGCGCCGCACCGCGACGGCACTGCTCGGCAAACCGCAACGCGTAGCCGACGTCTGGCTC
Above is a window of Micromonospora yangpuensis DNA encoding:
- a CDS encoding AAA family ATPase, whose translation is MLTRLEVQGFKNLLDVTIEFGPFTCIAGANGMGKSNIFDAIEFLSYLASDTLVEASQRVRGASGLRGGDPRDLFWDGYRDHQHRITLAAEMIVPEQVEDDLGSPAQASTTFLRYEVTLGFEPPAREGSIGRLSLFGEELRHITRGEAPRHLRFPHSAGRFRNAVIRGERRGGPFLSTEFRESGTVINVHGDGGSRGKPQPRAAARAGRTVLSTVTTNDYPTILAARREMQSWHRLALEPSALRAPDSFSAPRSLGTDGAHLAATLHRIAQESGGDDQKIDPEAVYARVADRLSDLAGVAVAGVTVELDQIREVFTLFLEERGDLRLPARALSEGTLRFLALCVLLEDPRFTGLVCMEEPENGIHPANVPAMLDLVRDLAVDPRRAPGGDNPFRQVIVNTHSPWLVRLCDPADLLLADVRPRPGPTGQVTRSLALLPFHGTWRAAADTATFSKADVLAYLAAPVGAQLSLPLDIAE
- a CDS encoding DUF2079 domain-containing protein — translated: MPTSPSLVTDPSPPPATSTRDRRVDLLVVLVAVALALWVTSGLWRGPDTRAVTVNSSDQAFFEWLLSYGAHALTHGQNPFYTYLINVPDGANLAVNTSVTVYAVLFAPVTYLLGPSVSFLVILTLNLAATALAWYWLLARHLVGSRLAAGVGALFIAYSPGMVSHANAHLNWTAGWLVPLLIWRLFALRRPEHLLRNGILFGVTVAVAFSIAAEGLFFTALALGVFVGVWALHPARRGEVRAALPSFLRGLGITAVTAGVLLSYPLWLHFAGPQRFHGTGFDPVIHAEDIAAFGAYPQRSVAGAAGLETGLAPNPTEENSFFGVPLLVLAVAAFVALWRRATPARRATLTALGTTAVVFTVLSWGPQIKVNGHRYDVPLPFDLLGRLPVVNAALPSRLALVVAPVIGLLLAYLIDQLRTAPGRHRWTRPAWAVGYAVALLPLLPLPLLTIEREPIPTFITAGTWREYVSPGGVLTPIPLPLDVTPDGQRWQAYALAHRQGEFALPAGFFLGPGGPDGRGRIGPPPRTFDTLMDQAGRTGLVPIITEGSVEMSRADLRYWGVQAVVLPDRVHGAKYPIDVDALRRTATALLGKPQRVADVWLWQV
- a CDS encoding TIGR01777 family oxidoreductase, with product MRILMAGASGFLGTRLVDRLGTDGHQVTRLVRRPARSGDERRWNPSAGQLDPAVVAEADAVVNLAGAGVGDRRWTDDYRRLIRTSRVDSTGTLARAIAGLPAADRPKLLLNASAVGWYGDTGDRVVEEDAPAGEGFLADVCRVWEAATRPAEDAGVRVVRLRTGLPLHRDGGLLKPQLLPFKLGVAGRLGSGRQWLPWISMADWLAVAVFLLDRDDLAGPVNGVGPAPVTNAEFTREFARQLHRPAIVPIPALALKVVLGGFAQEALTSTRVLPGVLSGAGFEYRHPDLASALHAALHDE
- a CDS encoding LLM class flavin-dependent oxidoreductase produces the protein MVTFSLQVRPDNAEELLTSARRAEAAGFDTLHCADHPGAIAAPFVALAAAAAVTSTIGLGPYVANTGIREPMPLAVDVASLDLISGGRARLGLGAGHNPAEWHALGRERPDVAGRVRRFTAVTRAVRELLDGAEVTVDTPELTVRAARLTAPRPVQERIPLTVGTSNSRLLRWAGRHADVVGLSGAGRTRPDGYQHDVRWREADIEAQLALVAEGAAGRSVPPAMEALVQLCAVTDDAEAATADFARDTGLTVDELLACPYVLIGTEDEILSAVRRHERRWGITRFVVRADALDQLTPLLPRL
- a CDS encoding DUF4276 family protein, which gives rise to MTDRPYSGLFVSEGTSDLPLADLVESLFVGAGASVRLSKPDYSLLPKVSKDVRSRVQAGLKLVGGTVDLIVVHRDADNAGHHARQQEIRTAVQPIGGTAALVPVIPVRMTEAWLLLDETAIRQVAGNPRGRVDLGLPKHHQVESIADPKELLRTCLVRASEAGGRRREAVGKRFNQHRRQLLERLDPQGPVVRLDSWARLVDDVDRTIKTWDSTVR
- a CDS encoding low temperature requirement protein A, which produces MGGNRGWRSLGPAVAIAPGARVDRFEIFFDLVFVFSFFVIVRSTATHISGHTLLHALLVLAVLWWCWVIHSVVATRVRLGEGFVPVVMVVGMAALFAFALSVPQTIDNKEEDGLAGPLTVALSYLVLRVVHLWVLWHVSRGQAAERRRLRRLAPELVVSTGLLLAAALVPLYVDASETGGLVRDGLWATVILIQYGTGLLIGTAGAGVASAEHWTERYELILMIALGESVISVGVGSNLASRPVTWPAIVSASLGLVLAATLWWLHFDVIGPAARIALHATLGPPRVRMARDAYVYFFLPMIAGLVLFSLGAEEMLNWLAAPRPSPIGEPLPGPGVPLLYGGVICYLAGNMLFQLRTLRTLTWLRAGAVVLLAVLIPVADRLPALAALVLLTVVTVALVALEVVTMADSRTALREAVLAERTAHEAREAEWRQRWHDEQR